One stretch of Kogia breviceps isolate mKogBre1 chromosome 18, mKogBre1 haplotype 1, whole genome shotgun sequence DNA includes these proteins:
- the FCSK gene encoding L-fucose kinase isoform X3, whose protein sequence is MEQPKGVDWTVIILTCQYKDSVEVFQRELEIRQKREQIPTRTLLLAVEDPEVRVGSGGATLNALLVAAEHLSAHAGFTVVTSDVLHSAWILILHMGRDFPFDDCGRAFTCLPVEDPQAPVEAVVCNLDRLLDIMSHRLGPGSPPGVWVCSTDMLLSVPPNPGISWDGFRGARVIALPGSAAYARNHGVYLTDSQGFVLDIYYQGTEAEIQRCARPDGRVPLVSGLVFFSVETAEHLLATHVSPPLDACTYMGLDSGARPVQLSLFFDILLCMARNVRREDFLVGRPPEMGQGDADIAGYLHGARAELWRELRDQPLTVAYVPDGSYNYMTNSASEFLHSLTFPGAPGAQVVHSQVEEQQLLGAGSSVVSCLLEGPIRLGPGSVLQHCHLRGPIHVGTGCFVSGLDVAQSEALHGLELQDLVLQGHHVQLHGARSQAFTLVGRLDSWERQGTGTYLNMSWSQFFQKTGIRDWDLWDPDMPPIERCLLSARLFPVLHPSRALGPQDMLWMLDPQEDGSKALRAWRASWRLSWEQLQPCLDRAATLASRRHLFFRQALHKVRHVLEARQDLSLRPLIQAAVREGCPGPLMATLDQVAAGVGDPGVAARALACVADVLGCMAEGQGGLRSGPAANPEWVRPFSYLECGDLARGVAALAEERDKWLSRPALLVRAARHYEGAGQILIRQAVMSAQHFVSSVPVELPAPGQWVVAECPARVDFSGGWSDTPPLAYELGGAVLGLAVRVNGRRPIGARARRIPEPELWLALGPRQDKMATKIVCGSLDDLQDYCQPHAPGTSSILAGAALAALQRAAGRAVGTEALIHAVLHLEQVLTTGGGWQDQVGGLMPGIKVGRSRAQLPLKVEVEEITVPVGFVQKLNDHLLLVDTGKTRLARNLLQDVLRSWYARLPAVVQNAHNLVRHTEECAEAFRQGSLPLLGQCLTSYWEQKKLMAPGCEPLAVRRMMDVLAPHVHGQSLAGAGGGGFLYLLTKEPRQKEALEAVLAKTEGLGNYSIHLVEVDTQGLSVQLLGTEASA, encoded by the exons ATGGAGCAACCGAAGGGGGTTGATTGGACGGTCATCATCCTGACATGCCAGTACAAGGACAGCGTCGAGGTCTTCCAGAGAG AGCTGGAGATACGGCAGAAGCGAGAGCAGATCCCCACCAGGACGCTGCTATTGGCCGTGGAAGACCCTGAGGTTCGTGTGGGCAGTGGAGGAGCCACCCTCAACGCCCTGCTGGTGGCTGCTGAGCACCTGAGTGCCCATGCAGGCTTCACT GTGGTCACATCCGATGTTCTGCACTCGGCCTGGATCCTCATCCTACACATG GGCCGAGACTTCCCCTTCGATGACTGTGGCCGAGCCTTCACCTGCCTCCCTGTGGAGGACCCCCAGGCCCCTGTGGAGGCCGTGGTCTGCAACTTGGACCGCTTGCTGGACATCATGAGCCATCGG CTGGGCCCAGGCTCCCCGCCAGGCGTGTGGGTTTGCAGCACCGACATGCTGCTGTCTGTTCCTCCAAACCCAG GGATCAGCTGGGACGGCTTCCGGGGAGCCAGAGTGATCGCCCTTCCAGGGAGCGCGGCCTATGCCCGGAACCATGGTGTTTACCTCACTGACTCCCAG GGCTTCGTTTTGGACATTTATTACCAAGGCACTGAGGCAGAGATACAACGATGTGCCAGGCCTGACGGGCGGGTGCCATTG GTTTCTGGGCTTGTCTTCTTCTCTGTGGAAACTGCTGAGCACCTCCTGGCCACCCATGTGAGCCCACCTCTGGACGCCTGCACCTACATGGGCTTGGACTCCGGAGCCCGGCCTGTCCAG CTGTCTCTATTTTTTGACATCCTGCTCTGCATGGCCCGGAACGTGAGAAGGGAGGACTTCCTGGTGGGGCGGCCCCCAGAGATGGGGCAAGGTGATGCGGACATCGCAGGTTATCTGCACGGAGCCCGGGCTGAGCTGTGGAGGGAGCTTCGCGATCAGCCCCTCACAGTGG CATATGTCCCTGACGGCAGCTACAACTACATGACCAACTCAGCCAGTGAGTTCCTGCACAGTCTCACATTCCCGGGGGCTCCTGGGGCCCAGGTCGTGCACTCCCAGGTGGAG GAGCAGCAGCTACTGGGGGCCGGGAGCTCTGTGGTCAGCTGCCTGCTGGAGGGCCCCATCCGCCTGGGTCCTGGGAGTGTCCTGCAGCACTGCCACCTGCGG GGCCCTATTCACGTCGGCACCGGCTGCTTCGTGAGTGGCCTGGATGTGGCCCAGTCCGAGGCCCTGCATGGCTTGGAGCTGCAGGACCTCGTCCTGCAGGGACACCATGTGCAGCTGCACGGCGCCCGCAGCCAGGCCTTCACCCTCGTTGGCCGTCTGGACAGCTGGGAA aGACAGGGGACAGGAACGTATCTCAACATGTCTTGGAGTCAGTTCTTCCAGAAGACAGGCATTCG GGACTGGGACCTGTGGGACCCAGACATGCCCCCCATTGAGCGCTGCCTTCTCAGTGCCCGTCTCTTTCCCGTGCTCCACCCCTCGAGGGCCCTGGGGCCCCAGGACATGCTGTGGATGCTGGACCCCCAGGAGGATGGGAGCAAGGCCCTGCGGGCTTGGCGAGCCTCCTGGCGTCTGTCCTGGGAGCAGCTGCAGCCGTGCCTGGACCGGGCTGCCACACTGGCCTCCCGCCGGCACCTGTTCTTCCGCCAGGCCCTGCATAAGGTGCGGCACGTGCTGGAGGCCCGGCAGGACCTCAGCCTGCGCCCACTGATCCAGGCTGCTGTGCGCGAGGGCTGTCCTGGGCCCCTGATGGCCACCCTGGACCAGG TGGCAGCTGGTGTGGGAGACCCTGGCGTGGCAGCCCGGGCACTGGCCTGTGTGGCAGATGTCCTGGGCTGCATGGCAGAGGGCCAAGGAGGCTTACGGAGTGGGCCAGCTGCTAACCCTGAGTGGGTGCGGCCCTTCTCGTACCTGGAGTGTGGAGACCTGGCGCGGGGCGTGGCGGCGCTCGCCGAGGAGCGGGACAAGTGGCTGAGCAG ACCAGCCTTACTAGTACGAGCTGCCCGCCACTACGAGGGGGCTGGGCAGATCCTGATCCGCCAGGCTGTGATGTCAGCCCAGCACTTTGTCTCCTCGGTGCCGGTAGAGCTGCCAGCACCTGGGCAGTGGGTGGTAGCTGAGTGCCCGGCTCGAGTGGACTTCTCTG GGGGCTGGAGTGACACGCCACCCCTTGCCTATGAGCTTGGTGGGGCAGTGCTGGGCCTGGCTGTGCGAGTGAATGGCCGCCGGCCCATTGGGGCCAGGGCTCGCCGCATCCCAGAGCCCGAGCTGTGGCTGGCATTGGGACCTCGGCAGGACAAGATGGCCACGAAGATAGTATGCGGGAGCCTGGATGACCTGCAGGATTACTGCCAGCCCCACGCCCCAG GCACCAGCAGCATCCTGGCGGGGGCCGCACTGGCTGCCTTGCAGCGGGCCGCAGGCCGGGCGGTGGGCACAGAGGCCCTGATCCATGCAGTGCTGCATCTGGAGCAGGTGCTTACCACAG GAGGTGGCTGGCAGGACCAAGTGGGTGGCCTAATGCCTGGCATCAAGGTGGGGCGCTCCCGGGCTCAGCTGCCGCTGAAGGTGGAAGTGGAAGAGATCACTGTGCCTGTGGGCTTTGTCCAGAAGCTCAATGACCACCTGCTCCTGGTGGACACTGGCAAGACCCGCCTGGCCCGGAATCTGCTGCAG GACGTGCTGAGGAGCTGGTATGCCCGGCTGCCTGCCGTTGTGCAGAACGCCCACAACCTGGTGCGGCACACCGAGGAGTGCGCTGAAGCCTTCCGCCAAG ggagcCTGCCTCTGCTGGGCCAGTGCCTGACATCATACTGGGAGCAGAAGAAGCTCATGGCTCCAGGCTGTGAGCCCTTGGCTGTGCGGCGTATGATGGATGTCCTGGCCCCCCACGTGCATGGCCAGAGCCTGGCAGGGGCAGGTGGCGGGGGCTTTCTCTACCTACTGACCAAGGAGCCACGGCAAAAGGAGGCTCTGGAGGCTGTGCTGGCCAAGACTGAG GGCCTCGGTAACTACAGCATCCACCTGGTAGAAGTGGACACTCAGGGCCTGAGCGTGCAGCTGCTGGGGACTGAGGCCTCAGCCTGA
- the FCSK gene encoding L-fucose kinase isoform X5 — protein sequence MEQPKGVDWTVIILTCQYKDSVEVFQRELEIRQKREQIPTRTLLLAVEDPEVRVGSGGATLNALLVAAEHLSAHAGFTVVTSDVLHSAWILILHMGRDFPFDDCGRAFTCLPVEDPQAPVEAVVCNLDRLLDIMSHRLGPGSPPGVWVCSTDMLLSVPPNPGISWDGFRGARVIALPGSAAYARNHGVYLTDSQGFVLDIYYQGTEAEIQRCARPDGRVPLVSGLVFFSVETAEHLLATHVSPPLDACTYMGLDSGARPVQLSLFFDILLCMARNVRREDFLVGRPPEMGQGDADIAGYLHGARAELWRELRDQPLTVAYVPDGSYNYMTNSASEFLHSLTFPGAPGAQVVHSQVEEQQLLGAGSSVVSCLLEGPIRLGPGSVLQHCHLRGPIHVGTGCFVSGLDVAQSEALHGLELQDLVLQGHHVQLHGARSQAFTLVGRLDSWERQGTGTYLNMSWSQFFQKTGIRDWDLWDPDMPPIERCLLSARLFPVLHPSRALGPQDMLWMLDPQEDGSKALRAWRASWRLSWEQLQPCLDRAATLASRRHLFFRQALHKVRHVLEARQDLSLRPLIQAAVREGCPGPLMATLDQVAAGVGDPGVAARALACVADVLGCMAEGQGGLRSGPAANPEWVRPFSYLECGDLARGVAALAEERDKWLSRPALLVRAARHYEGAGQILIRQAVMSAQHFVSSVPVELPAPGQWVVAECPARVDFSGGWSDTPPLAYELGGAVLGLAVRVNGRRPIGARARRIPEPELWLALGPRQDKMATKIVCGSLDDLQDYCQPHAPGALLKAAFICAGIVSVHSKLSLSEQLLCAFGGGFELHTWSELPHGSGLGTSSILAGAALAALQRAAGRAVGTEALIHAVLHLEQVLTTGGGWQDQVGGLMPGIKVGRSRAQLPLKVEVEEITVPVGFVQKLNDHLLLVDTGKTRLARNLLQDVLRSWYARLPAVVQNAHNLVRHTEECAEAFRQGPR from the exons ATGGAGCAACCGAAGGGGGTTGATTGGACGGTCATCATCCTGACATGCCAGTACAAGGACAGCGTCGAGGTCTTCCAGAGAG AGCTGGAGATACGGCAGAAGCGAGAGCAGATCCCCACCAGGACGCTGCTATTGGCCGTGGAAGACCCTGAGGTTCGTGTGGGCAGTGGAGGAGCCACCCTCAACGCCCTGCTGGTGGCTGCTGAGCACCTGAGTGCCCATGCAGGCTTCACT GTGGTCACATCCGATGTTCTGCACTCGGCCTGGATCCTCATCCTACACATG GGCCGAGACTTCCCCTTCGATGACTGTGGCCGAGCCTTCACCTGCCTCCCTGTGGAGGACCCCCAGGCCCCTGTGGAGGCCGTGGTCTGCAACTTGGACCGCTTGCTGGACATCATGAGCCATCGG CTGGGCCCAGGCTCCCCGCCAGGCGTGTGGGTTTGCAGCACCGACATGCTGCTGTCTGTTCCTCCAAACCCAG GGATCAGCTGGGACGGCTTCCGGGGAGCCAGAGTGATCGCCCTTCCAGGGAGCGCGGCCTATGCCCGGAACCATGGTGTTTACCTCACTGACTCCCAG GGCTTCGTTTTGGACATTTATTACCAAGGCACTGAGGCAGAGATACAACGATGTGCCAGGCCTGACGGGCGGGTGCCATTG GTTTCTGGGCTTGTCTTCTTCTCTGTGGAAACTGCTGAGCACCTCCTGGCCACCCATGTGAGCCCACCTCTGGACGCCTGCACCTACATGGGCTTGGACTCCGGAGCCCGGCCTGTCCAG CTGTCTCTATTTTTTGACATCCTGCTCTGCATGGCCCGGAACGTGAGAAGGGAGGACTTCCTGGTGGGGCGGCCCCCAGAGATGGGGCAAGGTGATGCGGACATCGCAGGTTATCTGCACGGAGCCCGGGCTGAGCTGTGGAGGGAGCTTCGCGATCAGCCCCTCACAGTGG CATATGTCCCTGACGGCAGCTACAACTACATGACCAACTCAGCCAGTGAGTTCCTGCACAGTCTCACATTCCCGGGGGCTCCTGGGGCCCAGGTCGTGCACTCCCAGGTGGAG GAGCAGCAGCTACTGGGGGCCGGGAGCTCTGTGGTCAGCTGCCTGCTGGAGGGCCCCATCCGCCTGGGTCCTGGGAGTGTCCTGCAGCACTGCCACCTGCGG GGCCCTATTCACGTCGGCACCGGCTGCTTCGTGAGTGGCCTGGATGTGGCCCAGTCCGAGGCCCTGCATGGCTTGGAGCTGCAGGACCTCGTCCTGCAGGGACACCATGTGCAGCTGCACGGCGCCCGCAGCCAGGCCTTCACCCTCGTTGGCCGTCTGGACAGCTGGGAA aGACAGGGGACAGGAACGTATCTCAACATGTCTTGGAGTCAGTTCTTCCAGAAGACAGGCATTCG GGACTGGGACCTGTGGGACCCAGACATGCCCCCCATTGAGCGCTGCCTTCTCAGTGCCCGTCTCTTTCCCGTGCTCCACCCCTCGAGGGCCCTGGGGCCCCAGGACATGCTGTGGATGCTGGACCCCCAGGAGGATGGGAGCAAGGCCCTGCGGGCTTGGCGAGCCTCCTGGCGTCTGTCCTGGGAGCAGCTGCAGCCGTGCCTGGACCGGGCTGCCACACTGGCCTCCCGCCGGCACCTGTTCTTCCGCCAGGCCCTGCATAAGGTGCGGCACGTGCTGGAGGCCCGGCAGGACCTCAGCCTGCGCCCACTGATCCAGGCTGCTGTGCGCGAGGGCTGTCCTGGGCCCCTGATGGCCACCCTGGACCAGG TGGCAGCTGGTGTGGGAGACCCTGGCGTGGCAGCCCGGGCACTGGCCTGTGTGGCAGATGTCCTGGGCTGCATGGCAGAGGGCCAAGGAGGCTTACGGAGTGGGCCAGCTGCTAACCCTGAGTGGGTGCGGCCCTTCTCGTACCTGGAGTGTGGAGACCTGGCGCGGGGCGTGGCGGCGCTCGCCGAGGAGCGGGACAAGTGGCTGAGCAG ACCAGCCTTACTAGTACGAGCTGCCCGCCACTACGAGGGGGCTGGGCAGATCCTGATCCGCCAGGCTGTGATGTCAGCCCAGCACTTTGTCTCCTCGGTGCCGGTAGAGCTGCCAGCACCTGGGCAGTGGGTGGTAGCTGAGTGCCCGGCTCGAGTGGACTTCTCTG GGGGCTGGAGTGACACGCCACCCCTTGCCTATGAGCTTGGTGGGGCAGTGCTGGGCCTGGCTGTGCGAGTGAATGGCCGCCGGCCCATTGGGGCCAGGGCTCGCCGCATCCCAGAGCCCGAGCTGTGGCTGGCATTGGGACCTCGGCAGGACAAGATGGCCACGAAGATAGTATGCGGGAGCCTGGATGACCTGCAGGATTACTGCCAGCCCCACGCCCCAG GGGCGCTGTTGAAGGCGGCCTTCATCTGTGCGGGGATCGTGAGTGTCCACTCCAAGCTCTCGCTGAGTGAGCAGCTGCTGTGTGCCTTTGGGGGCGGCTTTGAGCTGCATACCTGGTCTGAGCTGCCCCACGGCTCTGGCCTTG GCACCAGCAGCATCCTGGCGGGGGCCGCACTGGCTGCCTTGCAGCGGGCCGCAGGCCGGGCGGTGGGCACAGAGGCCCTGATCCATGCAGTGCTGCATCTGGAGCAGGTGCTTACCACAG GAGGTGGCTGGCAGGACCAAGTGGGTGGCCTAATGCCTGGCATCAAGGTGGGGCGCTCCCGGGCTCAGCTGCCGCTGAAGGTGGAAGTGGAAGAGATCACTGTGCCTGTGGGCTTTGTCCAGAAGCTCAATGACCACCTGCTCCTGGTGGACACTGGCAAGACCCGCCTGGCCCGGAATCTGCTGCAG GACGTGCTGAGGAGCTGGTATGCCCGGCTGCCTGCCGTTGTGCAGAACGCCCACAACCTGGTGCGGCACACCGAGGAGTGCGCTGAAGCCTTCCGCCAAG GGCCTCGGTAA